In Erpetoichthys calabaricus chromosome 15, fErpCal1.3, whole genome shotgun sequence, one DNA window encodes the following:
- the sertad2b gene encoding SERTA domain-containing protein 2b — MLGKGAKRKFDENEEGLEGKAVLVGEGPSKVSYTLQRQTIFNISLMKLYNHRALTEPSLQRRVLINNMLRRIQEEFKQEGSLRPMFFTPSQPQDNSLDDGYREAQPAFSILSSIAQPLPQPSSLTSTTPLDSCLTPASLLEDDSSYCTSPVTQTVPEPQTMKPPLTLITQTAKDSFSSALDEIEELCPASTSPETAKAEMPDPRIQSSPLPTPTGDCKDSGKVCPQKFEGLVTQETKVAAITALESRQTDSLSPSNLEMTASSGFLTDLALDDILFADIDTSMYDFDPYSSATGGASKIAPVTADDLLKTLSPYNNQPVPPNQPFKMDLTELDHIMEVLVGS; from the coding sequence ATGTTGGGTAAAGGGGCAAAGCGGAAATTTGATGAAAATGAAGAGGGGCTGGAAGGCAAAGCGGTGCTGGTGGGAGAAGGCCCCTCGAAGGTGTCCTACACCTTGCAACGTCAGACTATTTTCAACATCTCCCTTATGAAGCTTTACAACCACAGAGCATTGACAGAGCCAAGCCTGCAGAGGAGAGTGCTCATCAACAACATGCTGCGGCGAATCCAGGAGGAGTTCAAACAAGAGGGCAGCCTGAGGCCTATGTTTTTCACTCCCTCCCAGCCACAGGACAACTCATTGGATGATGGCTATCGGGAGGCCCAGCCTGCCTTCAGTATTCTTTCTAGCATTGCTCAGCCCTTGCCTCAGCCTTCTTCACTAACAAGCACTACGCCACTAGACTCCTGCCTCACCCCTGCCTCTCTGCTTGAAGATGATAGCTCTTATTGCACTTCCCCTGTAACTCAGACGGTCCCTGAACCCCAGACTATGAAACCACCTCTAACACTGATTACTCAAACCGCCAAGGATAGCTTCTCATCAGCATTGGATGAAATAGAGGAGCTCTGTCCAGCATCTACCTCCCCTGAGACAGCAAAGGCTGAAATGCCAGATCCCCGTATACAGTCTTCGCCGCTCCCCACTCCTACAGGAGACTGTAAAGACTCTGGGAAGGTCTGTCCTCAGAAGTTTGAAGGACTGGTTACACAGGAGACAAAAGTAGCAGCCATAACAGCCTTGGAGTCTAGACAAACGGATTCTTTATCACCCAGCAACTTAGAGATGACTGCCTCTTCAGGTTTTTTGACAGACCTTGCGCTGGATGATATTCTATTTGCAGATATTGACACTTCAATGTATGACTTTGATCCTTACTCGTCTGCCACAGGAGGAGCCTCCAAAATAGCTCCTGTAACAGCAGACGACCTCCTTAAAACGTTATCTCCGTACAACAATCAGCCAGTCCCTCCAAATCAGCCTTTCAAAATGGACCTCACAGAATTGGACCACATAATGGAAGTACTTGTCGGTTCCTGA